The following are encoded in a window of Phaseolus vulgaris cultivar G19833 chromosome 3, P. vulgaris v2.0, whole genome shotgun sequence genomic DNA:
- the LOC137806406 gene encoding uncharacterized protein, giving the protein MSGAEVPNVKKKEEAGDDSPKNEVHSQIPVDDLKDDNPMPSSQEEEHVIKKKYGGMMPKKPPLISKDHERAYFDSADWALGKQGAQKPKGPLEALRPKLQPTQQHARSRRSAYAPADDSEGEGGSSNISAEEDNGTEDVGGDAPQDQSPR; this is encoded by the exons ATGTCAGGGGCTGAGGTTCCGAATGTGAAGAAAAAGGAGGAGGCTGGTGATGATTCTCCTAAGAACGAAGTTCACTCTCAAATACCTGTGGATGATCTGAAGGATGACAACCCCATGCCCTCGTCCCAGGAGGAG GAACATGTTATTAAGAAAAAGTATGGGGGGATGATGCCAAAGAAGCCTCCACTAATATCTAAG GATCATGAACGTGCTTACTTTGATTCTGCTGATTGGGCTTTGGGGAAG CAAGGAGCACAAAAGCCTAAAGGACCACTTGAAGCACTCCGCCCTAAGTTGCAG CCAACACAACAGCACGCTCGTTCAAGACGCTCAGCTTATGCTCCAGCAGATGATAGTGAAG GCGAGGGTGGCAGCAGTAATATATCAGCAGAGGAAGACAATGGCACTGAAGATGTTGGTGGTGATGCTCCTCAGGACCAAAGCCCCCGCTAG